The following are from one region of the Poecilia reticulata strain Guanapo linkage group LG7, Guppy_female_1.0+MT, whole genome shotgun sequence genome:
- the LOC103466875 gene encoding LOW QUALITY PROTEIN: SRSF protein kinase 3 (The sequence of the model RefSeq protein was modified relative to this genomic sequence to represent the inferred CDS: inserted 3 bases in 2 codons) yields MIYSSQKWNRFGSSECLGTAGEPNQLYMTESQDCEDPREYRYGGYHPVQIGDSLNRRYQVVSKLGWGFFSTVWLCMDLRSGQRVAVKVLKSGPGFAQAGQDEQAILRYSSGPVSHHPSSQRIVQLLDEFKLAGVNGVHLCLVLELXGPSLRTWQLCFGNPGLMQPLVKQILTRVLQGLDYLHTRCKIIHTDMKPENILLHLKENSHITPAGGSSSVSLPAVEGNKTTETEEVNLYKLKKISVKIADLGSSCWVYKHFSEEIQTRXLEVQLGSEYGPPADIWSVACMVFELVTGDSLFHPKAGESMSLEEDHIGQIVELLGRIPPDVLQSGKHSAEYFDRRGNLRRVGPVKPWRLYDVLVEKYNFLLEEASEFSNFLLHMLDYHTERRATAAQCLQHPWLTSS; encoded by the exons ATGATTTACAGCAGTCAGAAATG GAACAGATTTGGCTCATCTGAGTGTTTAGGAACAGCTGGAGAACCCAATCAGCTCTATATGACGGAAAGTCAGGACTGTGAAGACCCCAGAGAATACCGCTACG GTGGTTACCACCCTGTCCAGATTGGCGACTCTTTGAACCGAAGATACCAGGTGGTGTCTAAGCTTGGCTGGGGCTTTTTCTCCACAGTGTGGCTCTGCATGGACCTCAG GTCGGGTCAGAGGGTTGCTGTGAAGGTCCTGAAGAGCGGTCCAGGCTTCGCTCAGGCGGGACAGGATGAACAGGCTATTCTACGATAC TCCAGCGGTCCTGTTAGCCATCACCCCTCCAGCCAAAGGATCGTTCAGCTGCTTGATGAATTCAAGCTGGCTGGGGTCAACGGGGTCC ACCTGTGCCTGGTTCTGGAGCT CGGGCCCAGCCTCAGGACCTGGCAGCTCTGTTTTGGGAATCCAGGCCTGATGCAGCCTTTGGTCAAGCAAATACTCACTCGG GTTCTTCAGGGCTTGGACTATCTTCACACTCGATGCAAGATCATCCACACAGACATGAAGCCAGAAAACATTCTGCTGCACCTGAAGGAGAACAGCCATATtacaccagcagggggcagcagctcCGTCTCTTTACCAGCTGTAGAGGGGAACAAGACCACAG AGACAGAGGAAGTGAACCTGTACAAGTTAAAGAAGATTTCTGTGAAGATTGCTGATTTGGGAAGCTCCTGCTGGGTG TACAAGCATTTCAGTGAGGAGATCCAGACTC CTCTAGAGGTCCAGCTTGGATCTGAGTACGGTCCACCAGCTGACATCTGGAGTGTGGCCTGCATG GTCTTCGAGTTGGTCACTGGAGACTCCTTGTTCCACCCCAAAGCCGGCGAGTCCATGTCCCTGGAGGAAG ACCACATCGGCCAAATCGTCGAGCTGCTTGGCAGAATTCCTCCAGATGTTCTCCAGTCAGGCAAACATTCAGCTGAATACTTCGACCGAAGAG GTAATCTCCGTCGTGTTGGTCCAGTGAAGCCGTGGAGACTTTATGACGTTCTGGTGGAGAAATATAACTTTCTGCTAGAGGAGGCCTCTGAATTCTCAAACTTCCTTCTCCATATGCTGGATTATCACACAGAGAGAAGGGCAACTGCTGCACAGTGCCTTCAACACCCATGGTTGACCTCCAGTTAA